The sequence CGCTTTCTGCTTGACCTGCAAGTGCCGATGCTCCGTCGTCCTCGCCATAGCCACCGACTGCTTCCGGCCCGTCGATTGCCCCGAGTGCTGTTTGTGCTGCTTCTCGCAGCGCATCCACGTCTTGCAGCCTGCGGATATCTACCAATAATTGTTCGTCCTCCCCAGCAACTGGATTGATGGCAGCAATCTCATCTAGTGCGAATTGAAGCCGGTCTACTTCTTGTGCTAGTTCGCGGCGCTTCTCAGTGCGCTGTTTCAAGTCTTTCACGTGCGCCCGCCAGGTATAAAACGCCTCAGTGTAGGCGCTGCGAATGGGGGCAATGGCAGGGTCGAAGCGATCCAACGCAGCGAGTTGCTCCTCCGGTGCGAGAAGGCGAAGTTGATCATTTTGGCCGTGGATGGTTAACAGTTGGGCAGAAAACTCGGCCAACGTTGCTGCCGGCACACTGCGACCAGCTAGGTGTGCGCGAGAACGGCCAGTCGCTTTCACCGACCGCGAGGCCAAAAACTCCCCGTTTTCATCGGGTTGGCCACCTGCGGTATCAACGATGCCGGAAATTACCTCGCGGATGTCTTGCGGCAGTGCCTCGGTACTGAAGCTGCCTTCCACGAGTGCCTGCTCTGCCCCGGTGCGCACACGGGATGCGTCGGCACGCCCACCCGTAAGCAGGCGCAGCCCGGTGACAACCATTGTCTTACCTGCGCCGGTCTCGCCTGTCAGCACGGTCAGACCGTCGGCAAGCTCAGCCGAGGCGTGCGGGATCACACCGAGATTCTCGATGGAAATATCAAGCAGCATAAATCCCCAACCTACTTTGGTGCAGCAGGTCCGCGCCAACCGTCGACAGGCAACCGCAGTTTACGCACCAAACGGTCAGTGAATGGGGAGTCGTCGAGACGCACCCACCGGACCGGACGTGTACCGCCGACGACTTCGCAGCGCGAGCCCGGAGGCATCGCAATCGGACGGAAACCGTCCATCACAACCATGGCTGGGGAGGTCGTCGGATGTGACTCCACAGCCACAGTGGAATCCGGTGATACCACCAGCGGCTTAGTAAACAACGCGTGCGCATTATTGGGCACCACGAGGATCGCGTCAAGCTCCGGCCACATCACAGGCCCACCCGCGGAAAATGCGTACGCTGTAGAGCCTGTCGGGGTGGAGATCAGCACGCCGTCGCAGCCAAAGGTGGACACCGGGCGGAAATCCACCTCGAGGGTAGCGTCGAGCACGCCACGGCGATTGAGGTTTTCAACACTTACTTCATTCAACGCCCAGCTGGTATCAATAACATTGCCGTCTGGGTCCAGCACAGTGATGTCAATAGTCATCCGGTCTTCAACCCGGTAGGTGCGGTCGATCACGCGACGAATCGCCATGTCGAGGCTTTCCGCATCCCACTCGGCCAGAAACCCGATGTGGCCCAGGTTGATACCAAGTACAGGAATATCTTGAGCATGCGCCAAGTCTGCGGCGCGGAGGAAAGTTCCATCACCGCCGAGAACGAGGACGAGTTCACAACCCCTGGCGGCCTCCGGTGAGTGCGACACCCGTTTGAGGCCTGCAAGGCTAGGGTGGGCGTCGATGGCCTCCATGTCGGCCTGCGCCAAGATTCGCACCGTGATCCCGTAGCCTTGGATCAGTTCCGCTGCACGCGCCGCCGCTGCAATGTTGCCTTCGCGGGTGGTGTGCGGAACCATGAGAATTTCGCGGTGCTCATTTGAACTCATAGCGTAGGTCCTTCCTTCACAGCGGCAGCAATCATTGCAGTTAAATCCTGATCACTCGGGGCTGTCGAGCCTTCGTCTTTGACCAGCCATAAAAAGTATTCTACGTTGCCACTGGGCCCTGGTAGCGGAGAGGCCACCACGCCTCGGCAGCTTAGGCCCAGTTCGGCTGCAAAAATTGCTACGTCTTTAGTTACTTCCGCCCTCAGCTCATTGGAACGCACAACCCCACCGCTGCCCAACCGGTCTTTCCCAACTTCGAATTGGGGCTTGACCATCGGCAGTAAGTCTGCGCCGTCATGCAGGCAGTCCACGATGGCAGGAAGTACCAGCTTCAGCGAGATAAACGATAGGTCGCCGACCATCATGTCCGCCTGCCCGCCCATCATTTCCGGGGTGAGGTGGCGAATATTGGTGCGATCAAGCACTGTGACGCGTGGATCATTTTGCAACCTCCACATCAGCTGCCCGTAGCCAACATCCACGGCGATAACCTCGCGGGCACCCCGGCGCAGCACCACGTCAGTAAATCCGCCAGTCGATGCCCCTGCATCAAGAATTCGCTTTTCGACGACGCTTACCCCCTGCTGTTCAAACACATCGAGAGCACCAATCAGCTTATGAGCTCCTCGAGAAGCCCACTGGTCATCCTCATCAACGGCAACCTTGATCGATGCGTCAGGTTCGACAACGGTTGCGGGCTTTTGAGCGACAAACCCGTTGACGGTGACCTGTCCTGCTTTAATCCAGTCGACTGCTTGTTCACGCGATCGAGCTATTTTGCGGCGGACGAGTTCTGCGTCGAGCCTTCTGCGTCCAGGGGCCACGTATCTTCCTTTACTGTGATGAGCCTTCGCCTAGTTGTTTTGAAGTGCGTCGTGAAGCACGCTGTGTGCACGGGTGAGCCTCTCGGTTTCTTCGGCTAGATTGTTTACCGGCTGCGCTAGAATCTCGTCGATCTGCTGAGTCAGGTCTTCGGGAGATATTGCAGAGGTCCGCGGGTCGTGTGGTTTAGGTGCGGACATTGTTTACCACCATTGGGCAGTTGCTGCGTCGGCTGCGTCCGACATCGGGCGGATGAAAGCGGGAGCTTCTGGCATGGACCAGGCGACGTTAAGAACAGTGCGAAGTGCCTCAATACTTGTAGCGCCTGGGTTGCCACGTTCCAAAAGCACGTCATCGCCGTCGACACGCGCAGTAAATCCGCCCTGCGGGCCTGGTACAAGCATGGATGGGTCTTGGTGGAGCGCGCTCATGTCTTCAGCGATGTATCTCGGCCGCTGTTCGGGAGTAGCTTCGATTAGCGCAAGTGGTCCGGATACGCCTGTTAATACGTGCAGTGAGTCCATCTTCGCAGCTACCGCACCTGCAATGTCGGTATCAAGACGGTCGCCCACTGCAAGTGGGGCTGTTGAGTTTAAAGCTTGTGCCGCTTGGTGGAACATCGCTGGTTCCGGTTTGCCTGCCGACGCCGGCATAACCCCTGTTGCGCTGGTCACCGCTGCCACCATCGAACCGTTACCAACGTGGAGTCCACGCTCCATCGGCAGTGTCGTGTCAAGGTTTGAGGCCAAGTACGTTGCGCCTTGCCGGATGGACAAAGCAGCCTCGGACAGCTGTACCCACCCTGTTTCTGGGTTGTGCCCATGCAGCACCACCTTCGGGTGATCATCTGCACTGTCCACAACTTTGTAGCCGGCTTCAGTGACTAATTCTTTGAATGAGGGCGCGCCGACGACGAGCACGGGATCGCCGGGATTTAGATATTCTCGCGCCATGGTGATTGCAGCCTGCGCGGAAGTCACCACGTCGGTGTCCATCACCTCTAGGCCGATGGCACGAAGTTTTTCTGCAACTGCGGCGGGACCGCGAGAGGCGTTGTTGGTGACATACGCCGTAGGTAGGCCCGAGCTTGTAATAGCGTCGACGGCTCCGGGGATAGCTTCTCCTCCGGCCCAAACGGTGCCGTCGAGGTCGAGCAACAGTGAGTCATACTTTTCAGCAAGGGTCATATCTAAGACTTTAGCCCAGCTGGTCAAGGCGTACGGCAGCGTCGGTCAATTCTTCCTCATCATTGGACGCGACCTGGGCAAACCATTCCTTGGCTTCGACTTTGCGCCCGGCCGCAAAGAGCGCATCCGCGTAGGCGTAGGCTAGCCGCAAGTGCGGAATGCTTGATGGGTCTTTTGTTGGTTCTAGTCGCTGCAATGTCGCCACCGCAGCATCGTTTTGGCCAAGGTCGCGGCGGGCACCGGCCACCACGATCCCGAGTTCAATACGTGATTCTGGATCAAGTTGACGTGCTTCAGGGGTACGTGCTAGTTCGACGGCTTTTTCTGGGCGCCCGAGTCCTCGTTCGCAGTCGGCCATGACTGCTAGCAGGCCAGGCCCACCCATCATGCGCCTGGCTGCACGCAGTTCTGAGAGTGCCTCTTTCCATTCGCCTGCGTGGTAGGCGGCGATGCCATTCATTTCGCGGACAACACCGACCCGTCCTGCTCGGTTCTTCGCGGCTCGGGCATGCTGGAGAGCCAGAGCAGTATCGTCTTCGATTAATACGGCTGACATAATGAGATGCTTGGCTACCCGTTCAGCGTTGTCTTTGGACAGCACTCGGAGGTCCTGTAGGACCATCGGGTCAAGGTCTTTGATGTCAATGTCATCCGGCAGATCCGGTTCAGATAATTTTTGGGCCATACGGTCTTCGCGGAAGCCGTGTCGCTGTGGGTTTGAACGGTCGTGGCGCACTTTGCGGTCGCTGCCACGATTACCGTGGCTTTTTCCACGGCGCTCGTTGCGCGAATTGTCCCTGTTGCGAGACGATTTTTTATCCCGGTCTCCCAGTGATGAATAGTCGTTGGATTTTGGGGACGGTCGTTCCTCGCTCATTCAGTGGGCCTTTCTGTTTCACGTTTGACAATTTACTCTAGTACTTTTGGTGGTGTGCAGACGAAAAGGAGCGTAGTTGGTGGTGAGTTATGCACTCAACTCATACCAACTACGCTCCTGTTTCACTGTTAAATTATTTGGTCGGCGGTGTCTTACTCTCCCACATCCTCCCGGATGCAGTACCATCAGCGCGGGCGGGCTTAGCTTCCGGGTTCGGAATGGGACCGGGCGTTTCCCCGCCGCTATCTACCACCGACACACCATAAAGGGCATCCCACACCAGTACTCCCCACCCAAACAGTGGGGGGATAGTGTATGTATGTCGATCAGGATCACCTCAACACAGTGACCAGTAGACCAATATTGACTTATATATATGACTCACACACATGTATGTGTGCTGTGTCAGACACTGCATAGTAGACGCAAGCACCACAATGATGCTTTTTGTGTTTCGCTTCAACCACCCAACAACACTCTATGTCATATCCCTGGGTGTTTGAGTGTTTTTCTTATCGGTATATTAGTACCAGTCACCTCCACATATTACTACGCTTCCAGATCTGGCCTATCAACCCCATCATCTCTAGGGAACCTCAACAGAAACCTCATCTTAAAACAGGCTTCCCGCTTAGATGCTTTCAGCGGTTATCCCTCCCGTACGTAGCCAACCAGCCATGCTCCTGGCGGAACAACTGGCACACCAGAGGTACGTCCGTCCCGGTCCTCTCGTACTAGGGACAGCCTTCTTCAAGTTTCAACGCGCGCGGCGGATAGAGACCGAACTGTCTCACGACGTTCTGAACCCAGCTCGCGTGCCGCTTTAATGGGCGAACAGCCCAACCCTTGGGACCTACTCCAGCCCCAGGATGCGACGAGCCGACATCGAGGTGCCAAACCATCCCGTCGATATGAACTCTTGGGGAAGATCAGCCTGTTATCCCCGGGGTACCTTTTATCCGTTGAGCGACACCACATCCACAAGTAGGTGCCGGATCACTAGTCCCGACTTTCGTCCCTGCTCGAGAAGTCCCTCTCACAGTCAAGCTCCCTTGTGCACTTACACTCACCACCTGATTACCAACCAAGCTGAGGAAACCTTTGGGCGCCTCCGTTACTCTTTAGGAGGCAACCGCCCCAGTTAAACTACCCACCAGGCACTGTCCCCAACCCAGATCATGGGCCAAGGTTAGACATCCAATACGACCAGAGTGGTATTTCAACAACGACTCCACAACCACTAGCGTGACTGCATCAACGTCTCCCACCTATCCTACACAAACCGCATCGAACACCAATACCAAGCTATAGTGAAGGTCCCGGGGTCTTTTCGTCCTGCCGCGCGAAACGAGCATCTTTACTCGTACTGCAATTTCACCGGGCCTGTGGTTGAGACAGCAGGGAAGTCGTTACGCCATTCGTGCAGGTCGGAACTTACCCGACAAGGAATTTCGCTACCTTAGGATGGTTATAGTTACCACCGCCGTTTACTGGGGCTTAAATTCTCCGCTTCGGCAAACAAATGCCTAACGGGTCCTCTTAACCTTCCAGCACCGGGCAGGCGTCAGTCCGTATACATCAACTTAACCGTCTTCGCACAGACCTATGTTTTTGATAAACAGTCGCTTCCCTCTATTCTCTGCGACCACAACCAGCAACCACCACGCACAGCAGCAGCACCAGCCATGGTCCCCCTTCTCCCGAAGTTACGGGGGCAATTTGCCGAATTCCTTAACCACAGTTCACCCGACCGCCTCAGTATTCTCTACCTGACCACCTGTGTCGGTTTCGGGTACGGGCCGTACACACACATCGCTAGAGGCTTTTCTCGACAGCACAGGATCACCACCATCACCCCACAACAGGGCTACGCATCACGCCTCACACAAAAAAGGGACCGCATTTCACAAATCCCCGTGCCACACGCTTACACCACCATCCAACAGATGGCGCGGCTACCTCACTGTGTTACCCCATCACTGAACTACTACAGATCAGGCCCCACGCACGCACACACAACCATCATCAAAAAACAACAGCCACATGATTATGGGTGGTTAGTATCACTGCCTCGCCCTTGGTCGCACATATACGGGTACGGGAATATCAACCCGTTCACCATCGACTACGCCTGTCGGCCTCGCCTTAGGACCCGACTCACCCTGGGAAGACGAACTTAACCCAGGAACCCTTAGTCATCCAGCGGTAAGGATTCTCACCTCACACTCGTTACTCATGCCTGCATTCTCACTCGCACACAGTCCACAACCCCTCACGGAACCGCTTCACACCATGCACGACGCTCCCCTACCCAAACACACACAAAAAATGCGTGCCTGCCGCGGCTTCGGCGGTGTACTTAAGCCCCACTACATTATCGGCGCAGAACCACTCGACCAGTGAGCTATTACGCACTCTTTCAAGGATGGCTGCTTCTAAGCCAACCTCCTGGCTGTCATCGCGACCCCACATCCTTTTCCACTTAGCACACCCTTAGGGGCCTTAACCGGCGATCTGGGCTGTTTCCCTCTCGACTATGAAGCTTATCCCCCACAGTCTCACTGCCATGCAACACTTCACCAGCATTCGGAGTTTGGCTGACATTGCTAAGATAATAGTCCCGCTCAACCAACCAGTAGCTCTACCTCCGGCAAGCTCACACAACGCTGCACCTAAATGCATTTCGGGGAGAACCAGCTATCACGGAGTTTGATTAGCCTTTCACCCCTACCCACAACTCATCCCCTCAGTTTTCAACCTAAGTGGGTTCGCGCCTCCACAACCTCTTACAGCTGCTTCACACTGGCCATGGGTAGATCACCCCGCTTCGGGTCCAAGACATGCCACTACACACACAATTAGTATTCGCTTTCGCTACGACTACCCCACACGGGTTAACCTCGCGACATGCCGCTGACTCGCAGGCTCATTCTTCAAAAGGCACGCCATCACACACAACATGCTCTGACGGATTGACAACACACAGTTTCAGGAACTCTTTCACTCCCCTCCCGGGGTACTTTTCACCATTCCCTCACGGTACTATCCACTATCGGTCACACTAAGTATTCAGGCTTACCGGGTGGTCCCGGCAGATTCACAACAGATTCCACGAGCCCGCTGCTACTCGGGACAACAACACACGCACGCAACCACAGCTTCACGTACAGGACTCTCACCTTCTCCGGTCGACCATCCCAGGCCAGTTCCACTACCACAATCACACACGCGCCGAAATGGCAGTTCCGACAAGTCGCATCCCACAACCCCGCACACGCAACCCCTGCCAGGTATCACACGCATACAGTTTAGCCATCATCCACGTTCGCTCGCCACTACTAGCAGAATCATTATTATTTTCTCTTCCTACGGGTACTAAGATGTTTCACTTCCCCGCGTCACCCCCACACAGACTATCAATTCATCTGCGGGTAGCACCACACAACTGGCACCAGGTTACCCCATTCGGACATCCTCGGATCAACGCTTAGTTGGCAACTCCCCGAGGCATAACGCAGCCTCACACGTCCTTCATCGGCTTAGCATGCCAAGGCATCCACTATGTGCCTACAACAAAAAACACAACACACAAAACACAAAAAGAATAAAGATACTCGCGTCCACTATACAGTTCTCACACAACACACCCACCACAACAACCAACCCCAACACAAAGGATCAGCCACCACAGCAAGCCACGAAACAACACACGTTGCCCCAGACACCCAACAGCATGCCAACACACCCCACAACAACAGTCATGGCAAATCGTTCATATGCACAGCATCCACCCCAGGCACCAAGCAGAACACACAATCCCGCCGGCATGCATCCACCCGGATTCACACAGTGGCAGCACCACACACGGGCACTCAACCACCAACAGTCACCAACCAGTGACCAAAAAACACAAAACTCCATAGAAAGGAGGTGATCCAGCCGCACCTTCCGGTACGGCTACCTTGTTACGACTTCGTCCCAATCGCCGATCCCACCTTCGACAGCTCCCTCACAAAGATAGGCCACTGGCTTCGGGTGTTACCAACTTTCATGACGTGACGGGCGGTGTGTACAAGGCCCGGGAACGTATTCACCGCAGCAATGCTGATCTGCGATTACTAGCGACTCCGACTTCATGGGGTCGAGTTGCAGACCCCAATCCGAACTACGACCGGCTTTACACGATTAGCTCCACCTCACGATATCGCCACGCGCTGTACCGACCATTGTAGCATGTGTGAAGCCCTGGACATAAGGGGCATGATGATTTGACGTCATCCCCACCTTCCTCCGAGTTAACCCCGGCAGTCTCTCATGAGTCCCCAACCAAATGCTGGCAACATAAGACAAGGGTTGCGCTCGTTGCGGGACTTAACCCAACATCTCACGACACGAGCTGACGACAACCATGCACCACCTGTACACCAGCCACAAAAGGGAAACCATGTCTCCATGGCAATCCAGTGTATGTCAAGCCCAGGTAAGGTTCTTCGCGTTGCATCGAATTAATCCACATGCTCCGCCGCTTGTGCGGGCCCCCGTCAATTCCTTTGAGTTTTAGCCTTGCGGCCGTACTCCCCAGGCGGGGCGCTTAATGCGTTAGCTACGGCACAAAACCCGTGGAAGGATCTCACACCTAGCGCCCACCGTTTACAGCATGGACTACCAGGGTATCTAATCCTGTTCGCTACCCATGCTTTCGCTCCTCAGCGTCAGTCACTGCCCAGTAACCTGCCTTCGCCATCGGTGTTCCTCCTGATATCTGCGCATTTCACCGCTACACCAGGAATTCCAGTTACCCCTACAGCACTCAAGTTATGCCCGTATCGCCTGCACTCCCGAAGTTAAGCCCCGGACTTCCACAGACGACGCGACAAACCACCTACGAGCCCTTTACGCCCAGTAATTCCGGACAACGCTCGCACCCTACGTATTACCGCGGCTGCTGGCACGTAGTTAGCCGGTGCTTCTTCTCTAGGTACCGTCACACACGCTTCGTCCCTAGCGAAAGGAGTTTACAACCCGAAGGCCTTCATCCCCCACGCGGCGTCGCTGCATCAGGCTTCCGCCCATTGTGCAAAATTCCCCACTGCTGCCTCCCGTAGGAGTCTGGGCCGTATCTCAGTCCCAATGTGGCCGTACACCCTCTCAGGCCGGCTACCCATCACCGCCTTGGTAGGCCATTACCCCACCAACAAACTAATAGGCCGCAAGCTCATCCCATACCAGCACAAAACCTTTCCACACACCCACAAAAGATACGTGAATATCCGGTATTAGACCCAGTTTCCCAAGCTTATCCCGAAGTACAGGGCAGATCACCCACGTGTTACTCACCCGTTCGCCACTCGAGCACCCTAGCAAGCTAGAGCCTTTCCGTTCGACTTGCATGTGTTAAGCACGCCGCCAGCGTTCATCCTGAGCCAGGATCAAACTCTCCACAAAAACAATTCCAAAAGAAATCATCGAAATCATTCAGGCCGTGAAAAGCCCAAACCCAACCAAAAAGAGGGTGTCAAGTTGTTTGTGTGTGGGGTTGATTTTATAGGTAGTTTTGGAAGCGGTCGGGGTAGGCTACGGACATTTGGTTGATGGCTTGTTTCCACCCTGCCACGCGTGCACCTTCTATGAGGCGTCCGGCTGTGGCAGCAACCTTTTTGCCTTCTTTGGCTCGTTTGGCGGCACGGCGATCTTCGATATTGCAGATCATCAACCACAGCGTCTTGACTGCGGATTCATCGTTAGTGAACTGCACCCTATTACGGGTGGCTTTACGTAGTTGATTGTTAAACGATTCAATCGAATTCGTCGTGTAGATCACCTTCCTCGCTGCTGGCGGGAACTGTAGAAACGGTATAAACCGATCCCACGCATCGCGCCACACTTTCACTGATTGCGGATATTTCTGCCCCAGCTCAGTTGCAGCAAAGTGTTCTAACGCTTGCGCTGCCTGGTCCTCATCAGCAGCGGTGTAGATCTGCTTTAAAGCCGCTGATACTGCTTTACGGTCCCCGTACGCAACCCACCGGTTGGCTGCCCTGATCAGGTGGACGATACAGGTTTGAACCATCGAGTTCGGCCAGGTCGCTTCGACTGCTTCTGGCAGGCCTTTCAACCCATCACAGCACACGATGAAAACGTCTTTAACACCCCGGTTAGCCAGGTGGGAACAGACCTGTGCCCAGAACGAGGCTCCTTCTTCTTTGGCAATCCAAATACCCAGGATGTGCTTAATACCGTCCATATCCACCCCGATAGCCAGATAAGCAGACTTGTTGACCACTCGCCCACCATCACGGACTTTGATACGCAGTGCATCGAGGAACACCACGGGGTAGAACTCATCTAGCTGGCGGCTTTGCCACTGCAGTACTTCGTCGAGCACTGCATCAGTAACCGCAGAGATCGTCTCATGCGACACATCGATCTTCAAGGCTGTGGCTAGGTGGTGTTGGATATCACGGATGGTCATCCCACCGGCATACAAACTAACGATCATGTCATCGACATCGGTCAGGCGACGTACTCCTTTAGGCACCATCGTCGGAACAAACGTCCCCTGCCGATCACGGGGCACATCAATGGTGACAGGCCCATAGTTAGAATCCACGGTCTTTGGATAGCTGCCATTGCGGTGGTTATCAGCCCGAGCAGCGTTTTTGGCTGCCCTGTCACCAGACTGATAGCCGAGGTGGACATCCATTTCCGCCTGCAATGCTGCCGATAGCGAGGCTTGCAGCATGCCCCTGACCAGTTCATTGGCATCCGTAGTAGAGGTTGCAAGCTCCTTGATGATTTTAGCTACCTCAGGATTGGCAAGCAGTTTCTCCTCAATAGCATCAATCCGAGCTTTATCCTCTGGATCACGTCGCGTCATAGTCGTCATTGTGGTTCATCTCCTCATGCAGGATCGGTATCCCACACACAAACCATCTGACACCATCACCAAAAACAAACAACCAGCAAAAAACCACTCGTTGTCCACAAAAAAAGAATTACAAAAAACACACCAACCCCCAACCCAACAAAGGGCACAAAAAAGGGGGTCAGCACAAAAAATAAACAAACCACAAAACGGTTCATCTACCAA comes from Corynebacterium cystitidis and encodes:
- a CDS encoding NAD kinase, with product MSSNEHREILMVPHTTREGNIAAAARAAELIQGYGITVRILAQADMEAIDAHPSLAGLKRVSHSPEAARGCELVLVLGGDGTFLRAADLAHAQDIPVLGINLGHIGFLAEWDAESLDMAIRRVIDRTYRVEDRMTIDITVLDPDGNVIDTSWALNEVSVENLNRRGVLDATLEVDFRPVSTFGCDGVLISTPTGSTAYAFSAGGPVMWPELDAILVVPNNAHALFTKPLVVSPDSTVAVESHPTTSPAMVVMDGFRPIAMPPGSRCEVVGGTRPVRWVRLDDSPFTDRLVRKLRLPVDGWRGPAAPK
- a CDS encoding TlyA family RNA methyltransferase, which produces MAPGRRRLDAELVRRKIARSREQAVDWIKAGQVTVNGFVAQKPATVVEPDASIKVAVDEDDQWASRGAHKLIGALDVFEQQGVSVVEKRILDAGASTGGFTDVVLRRGAREVIAVDVGYGQLMWRLQNDPRVTVLDRTNIRHLTPEMMGGQADMMVGDLSFISLKLVLPAIVDCLHDGADLLPMVKPQFEVGKDRLGSGGVVRSNELRAEVTKDVAIFAAELGLSCRGVVASPLPGPSGNVEYFLWLVKDEGSTAPSDQDLTAMIAAAVKEGPTL
- a CDS encoding HAD-IIA family hydrolase encodes the protein MTLAEKYDSLLLDLDGTVWAGGEAIPGAVDAITSSGLPTAYVTNNASRGPAAVAEKLRAIGLEVMDTDVVTSAQAAITMAREYLNPGDPVLVVGAPSFKELVTEAGYKVVDSADDHPKVVLHGHNPETGWVQLSEAALSIRQGATYLASNLDTTLPMERGLHVGNGSMVAAVTSATGVMPASAGKPEPAMFHQAAQALNSTAPLAVGDRLDTDIAGAVAAKMDSLHVLTGVSGPLALIEATPEQRPRYIAEDMSALHQDPSMLVPGPQGGFTARVDGDDVLLERGNPGATSIEALRTVLNVAWSMPEAPAFIRPMSDAADAATAQWW
- a CDS encoding tetratricopeptide repeat protein, which produces MSEERPSPKSNDYSSLGDRDKKSSRNRDNSRNERRGKSHGNRGSDRKVRHDRSNPQRHGFREDRMAQKLSEPDLPDDIDIKDLDPMVLQDLRVLSKDNAERVAKHLIMSAVLIEDDTALALQHARAAKNRAGRVGVVREMNGIAAYHAGEWKEALSELRAARRMMGGPGLLAVMADCERGLGRPEKAVELARTPEARQLDPESRIELGIVVAGARRDLGQNDAAVATLQRLEPTKDPSSIPHLRLAYAYADALFAAGRKVEAKEWFAQVASNDEEELTDAAVRLDQLG
- a CDS encoding IS256 family transposase, giving the protein MTRRDPEDKARIDAIEEKLLANPEVAKIIKELATSTTDANELVRGMLQASLSAALQAEMDVHLGYQSGDRAAKNAARADNHRNGSYPKTVDSNYGPVTIDVPRDRQGTFVPTMVPKGVRRLTDVDDMIVSLYAGGMTIRDIQHHLATALKIDVSHETISAVTDAVLDEVLQWQSRQLDEFYPVVFLDALRIKVRDGGRVVNKSAYLAIGVDMDGIKHILGIWIAKEEGASFWAQVCSHLANRGVKDVFIVCCDGLKGLPEAVEATWPNSMVQTCIVHLIRAANRWVAYGDRKAVSAALKQIYTAADEDQAAQALEHFAATELGQKYPQSVKVWRDAWDRFIPFLQFPPAARKVIYTTNSIESFNNQLRKATRNRVQFTNDESAVKTLWLMICNIEDRRAAKRAKEGKKVAATAGRLIEGARVAGWKQAINQMSVAYPDRFQNYL